From the Rhodanobacter soli genome, one window contains:
- a CDS encoding winged helix-turn-helix transcriptional regulator codes for MSNASRAIERFSRYPLGESQSVHCPVRDVLDRIGDKWSMLMIMALAMRPHRFSELHRAVNDISKRMLTQTLRDLERDGLITRHVFPTKPPGVEYRLAPLGHSLLEPMAGLIDWADRCHGDIHAARARFDGTPGDAARQAFSTRSKVSTNRQG; via the coding sequence ATGAGCAACGCATCGAGGGCAATCGAAAGATTCAGCCGATATCCGTTGGGCGAGTCCCAGTCCGTCCACTGCCCAGTGCGCGACGTGCTCGACCGTATCGGCGACAAATGGAGCATGCTCATGATCATGGCTCTCGCGATGCGACCGCACCGCTTCAGCGAGCTTCACCGCGCTGTCAATGACATTTCCAAGCGCATGCTCACCCAGACCTTGCGCGATCTGGAGCGCGATGGACTGATCACCCGCCATGTCTTCCCGACCAAGCCGCCGGGCGTTGAATATCGGTTGGCCCCGCTGGGCCACTCGTTGCTGGAACCGATGGCTGGCCTCATCGATTGGGCGGATCGTTGCCATGGCGACATCCATGCTGCACGCGCCCGCTTCGATGGCACGCCCGGCGATGCCGCACGTCAGGCTTTTTCTACTCGATCGAAGGTGAGCACCAACCGGCAAGGGTGA
- a CDS encoding DoxX family protein, translating into MSRISWRQVLPLALAAFFVVGSLSNIFAPESIYQEYLKWGYPRWFHFVTGSLELTTAILLFRAPSRLLGSALGCTVMLAALATVILHGEYGHAVPPLVAATLALVVGWMSWRKRVAPPAIDQYSRHPDI; encoded by the coding sequence ATGTCCAGAATCTCCTGGCGCCAAGTTTTACCCTTGGCTCTTGCCGCTTTCTTCGTCGTGGGTTCACTCAGCAACATCTTCGCCCCGGAATCCATCTACCAGGAATACCTGAAGTGGGGGTATCCGCGCTGGTTCCATTTCGTGACCGGGTCACTGGAACTCACTACTGCCATTCTGCTTTTCCGGGCACCGAGTCGCCTGTTAGGTTCGGCGCTCGGCTGCACCGTCATGCTTGCCGCTCTCGCGACCGTCATCCTTCACGGCGAGTACGGGCACGCTGTGCCGCCACTCGTCGCGGCGACATTGGCACTTGTGGTCGGCTGGATGAGTTGGCGCAAGCGGGTGGCGCCACCAGCGATCGATCAGTACAGCCGGCACCCGGACATATAG
- a CDS encoding glycoside hydrolase family 2 protein produces the protein MTGNSRVGGAGILIGVAMAMSFASIAMAAPEQAAVWNGKVAPLATPWTAEVSPRNALPEYPRPQLARPSLEHPQWMSLNGLWQYAPDGGQGKPPFGQTLKGQVLVPYPIESVLSGVQKHADFMFYRRLVDIPAAFTAHGQHVRLNFGAVDHDATVYVNGTQVARHAGGYTSFSADITPALRPHGPQEIIVAVHAPVDGANVMVGKQRLKPEGIFYTAASGIWQSVWLEPVPATSLAQLNFTPARSRDAFTVTSKLDGRGEGATLHVTAYADGKAVGEASGPAGQPLHLAIAHPRLWSPKDPFLYTFKATLMQGDQRDEVTSYAGLRTIAVEKVGGRNRIVLNGKPTFLLATLDQGYWPDGIYTAPTDAALKFDIQKTKDLGFNTIRKHIKVEPARWYYWADRIGLMVWQDMPALPTGRNDKLSAADKASFRADVSAIVDQLAGETSIIGWIPFNEGWGQWSIPAAAELAAQIKQLDPSRLVDARSGANCCDTKGDPHAGDVYDVHEYQGPGLPSPDAERAAIDGEHGGLTLDIPGHIWPNTPINPYGAVKDRAALTAGYVANTTVLRDQGVAKGMSGSVYTQITDVEGEHNGLFTYDRKIEKVDEAKVRAINEATTRAGGQP, from the coding sequence ATGACGGGAAACAGCAGGGTAGGTGGCGCCGGCATCTTGATAGGCGTGGCCATGGCGATGAGCTTCGCCTCGATAGCGATGGCGGCGCCAGAGCAGGCAGCCGTCTGGAACGGCAAGGTGGCACCCTTGGCGACGCCGTGGACGGCCGAGGTGTCGCCCCGCAACGCGTTGCCCGAGTACCCGCGCCCGCAGCTGGCGCGCCCGTCCCTGGAGCATCCGCAATGGATGAGCCTCAACGGGCTGTGGCAATACGCGCCGGATGGCGGGCAGGGCAAGCCGCCGTTCGGCCAGACGCTGAAGGGGCAGGTGCTGGTGCCGTATCCGATCGAGTCGGTGCTCTCGGGCGTGCAAAAGCATGCGGACTTCATGTTCTACCGCCGGCTGGTGGATATCCCGGCTGCCTTCACCGCGCATGGCCAGCACGTGCGACTGAATTTCGGCGCGGTGGACCACGACGCCACGGTATACGTCAACGGCACGCAGGTGGCACGCCATGCCGGCGGCTATACGTCCTTCAGCGCAGACATCACGCCGGCGCTTCGCCCTCACGGCCCGCAGGAGATCATCGTTGCCGTGCATGCACCGGTGGACGGCGCCAACGTGATGGTCGGCAAGCAGCGTCTGAAACCCGAAGGCATCTTCTACACCGCGGCCTCGGGGATCTGGCAATCGGTGTGGCTGGAACCGGTGCCGGCCACCAGCCTGGCGCAACTGAACTTCACCCCGGCACGCAGCCGAGACGCCTTCACCGTCACTTCGAAGCTGGACGGTCGCGGCGAGGGCGCCACGCTGCATGTCACCGCCTACGCGGATGGCAAGGCGGTGGGCGAGGCGAGCGGACCGGCCGGCCAACCGCTGCATCTGGCCATCGCGCATCCGCGCCTGTGGAGCCCGAAGGATCCGTTCCTGTACACCTTCAAGGCCACGCTCATGCAGGGCGATCAACGCGACGAGGTGACCAGCTATGCCGGCCTGCGCACCATCGCCGTCGAGAAGGTCGGCGGGCGTAACCGCATCGTGCTGAACGGCAAGCCGACCTTCTTGCTGGCCACGCTGGACCAGGGCTACTGGCCGGATGGCATCTACACCGCGCCCACCGACGCGGCGCTCAAGTTCGACATACAGAAGACCAAGGACCTGGGCTTCAACACCATCCGCAAGCACATCAAGGTGGAGCCGGCGCGTTGGTATTACTGGGCCGACCGCATCGGCCTGATGGTATGGCAGGACATGCCGGCGCTGCCGACCGGGCGCAACGACAAGCTCAGCGCCGCCGACAAGGCCAGCTTCCGCGCCGACGTCTCGGCCATCGTCGACCAGCTTGCGGGCGAAACCTCGATCATCGGCTGGATCCCGTTCAACGAGGGCTGGGGCCAGTGGAGCATTCCGGCCGCCGCCGAGCTGGCCGCGCAGATCAAGCAACTCGACCCTTCGCGCCTGGTCGATGCGCGCAGCGGCGCCAACTGCTGCGACACCAAGGGCGATCCGCACGCCGGCGACGTCTATGACGTGCATGAGTACCAGGGCCCCGGCCTGCCCAGCCCGGATGCGGAACGCGCCGCCATCGACGGCGAGCACGGCGGCCTGACCCTGGATATTCCCGGCCATATCTGGCCCAACACGCCGATCAACCCCTACGGCGCAGTGAAGGACCGCGCAGCGTTGACCGCCGGCTACGTCGCCAATACCACGGTGCTGCGCGACCAAGGCGTGGCCAAGGGCATGTCCGGAAGCGTCTACACCCAGATCACCGATGTCGAGGGCGAGCACAACGGCCTGTTCACCTACGACCGCAAGATCGAGAAGGTGGACGAAGCCAAGGTCCGCGCGATCAATGAGGCGACGACACGCGCAGGCGGGCAACCCTGA
- a CDS encoding NmrA family NAD(P)-binding protein, translating to MFLVMGITGKVGGATARHLLAQGKKVRALVRDPAKAASWAEQGVELVAGDWNDAAAIQRALESVDGAFLMLPPIWAPGPNFKEAKGVIANYVEALTKAPVPRVVALSSMGANRTSGMGLITALSLLEQGFRNLTLPIAYVRAGGFYENFLYGLHVAQGGALPVFYNPTNRKSTMVATDDIGAEIATLLSGPAWSGHRAIELGSMVSADEVAAQLGEVMKLDVKAVAVPRADWPGAFEQFGIPKGQSGPAEAMYEAVNAGGMDLGIEGTEHVPGATSARDVFAAAQKAATA from the coding sequence ATGTTTTTAGTGATGGGAATTACGGGAAAAGTTGGCGGCGCGACGGCAAGACATCTGCTGGCGCAAGGCAAGAAGGTGCGCGCGCTGGTCCGAGACCCCGCGAAGGCGGCAAGCTGGGCGGAGCAGGGCGTCGAACTGGTCGCCGGAGACTGGAACGATGCGGCCGCCATCCAGCGGGCGCTCGAGAGCGTCGACGGCGCGTTTCTCATGTTGCCTCCCATCTGGGCCCCCGGGCCGAATTTCAAGGAAGCCAAGGGTGTCATCGCGAACTATGTCGAGGCGCTCACCAAGGCGCCGGTGCCGCGGGTCGTCGCGCTTTCGTCGATGGGCGCGAACCGAACCAGCGGGATGGGACTGATCACGGCTCTGTCGCTTCTGGAGCAGGGCTTTCGCAACCTGACATTGCCGATCGCCTACGTGCGAGCCGGCGGTTTTTATGAAAACTTCCTTTACGGCTTGCACGTCGCCCAGGGTGGCGCGCTGCCCGTCTTCTACAACCCGACAAATCGGAAATCGACCATGGTCGCCACTGACGACATCGGTGCCGAGATCGCAACGCTTCTGAGCGGACCGGCATGGTCGGGGCATCGGGCCATCGAACTCGGATCGATGGTGAGCGCGGATGAAGTCGCGGCGCAATTGGGTGAAGTGATGAAGCTCGACGTTAAAGCCGTTGCCGTGCCGCGGGCCGATTGGCCGGGTGCATTCGAGCAGTTCGGCATTCCGAAAGGCCAGTCTGGCCCGGCCGAAGCGATGTATGAGGCCGTCAACGCGGGAGGGATGGACCTCGGCATCGAAGGTACAGAGCACGTCCCAGGTGCGACATCTGCCCGCGATGTCTTCGCGGCGGCGCAGAAGGCCGCTACAGCATAG